From Mauremys reevesii isolate NIE-2019 linkage group 10, ASM1616193v1, whole genome shotgun sequence, the proteins below share one genomic window:
- the FURIN gene encoding furin: MDLGPRLLLLLWTPVVAVALLAQEGLGQRVYTNTWAVLVPTGPQEADRLARKHGFLNLGPIVGDYYHFQHRAVVKRSLSPHRSRHSHLAREPQVHWLEQQVAKRRTKRDAFTEPTDPKFPQQWYLYNVNQRDLNVRGAWEQGYTGRGIVVSILDDGIEKNHPDLEDNYDPGASFDVNDQDPDPQPRYTQMNDNRHGTRCAGEVAAVANNGICGVGVAYNAKIGGVRMLDGEVTDAVEARSLGLNPNHIHIYSASWGPEDDGKTVDGPARLAEEAFFRGVSQGRGGLGSVFVWASGNGGREHDSCNCDGYTNSIYTLSISSTTQYGNVPWYSEACSSTLATTYSSGNQNEKQIVTTDLRQKCTESHTGTSASAPLAAGIIALTLEANKNLTWRDMQHLVVRTSKPAHLNTNDWATNGVGRKVSHSYGYGLLDAGAMVTLARNWTTVGPQRKCIIDILTEPKDIGKRLEVRRKVDACLGKASSIGRLEHVQARLTLSYNRRGDLAIHLTSPMGTRSTLLAPRPHDYSGDGFNDWAFMTTHSWDEDPSGDWVLEIENTSDANNYGTLTKFTLVLYGTATEPPSLSNRLESSGCKTLTSSQACVVCEEGFYLHQKSCLKHCPPGFVPSLQSAHYALENSVEPSPPHLCVPCHASCATCMGPAANACLSCPAHSHYNSLDLTCSHQTQSSRASPALGQPEAPPTSKLAILVASLSCVFIVLIFITVFLVLQLRSGFSLRGVKVYSLDSGLISYRGLPADLWQEEPPSESEGEDCEAHSERTAFIRDQSVL, encoded by the exons ATTGTTGGTGACTATTACCACTTCCAGCACCGTGCGGTGGTGAAACGTTCCCTCTCGCCCCACCGGTCCCGGCACAGCCACTTGGCCAGGGAGCCCCAG GTGCATTGGTTGGAGCAGCAGGTGGCGAAGCGCAGGACGAAGAGAGACGCCTTCACGGAGCCCACAGACCCCAAGTTCCCTCAGCAGTGGTACCTG TACAACGTGAACCAGCGGGACCTGAACGTGCggggggcctgggagcagggctaCACCGGCAGGGGGATTGTCGTCTCCATCCTGGACGATGGCATTGAGAAGAACCACCCGGACTTAGAGGACAACTAT GACCCCGGGGCCAGCTTCGACGTGAACGACCAGGACCCAGACCCACAGCCTCGCTACACACAGATGAACGATAACAG ACATGGCACCCGCTGTGCCGGTGAAGTGGCTGCTGTGGCAAACAACGGGATCTGTGGCGTGGGAGTGGCTTACAACGCCAAGATCGGAG GTGTGCGCATGCTGGACGGGGAAGTGACCGATGCCGTGGAGGCCCGCTCCCTGGGCTTAAACCCCAACCACATCCACATCTACAGTGCCAGCTGGGGCCCCGAGGACGATGGCAAGACAGTGGACGGGCCGGCCCGGCTGGCAGAGGAGGCGTTCTTCCGAGGGGTCAGTCAG GGCCGGGGAGGACTGGGCTCCGTCTTCGTCTGGGCCTCTGGGAACGGGGGCCGCGAACATGACAGCTGCAACTGCGATGGCTACACCAACAGCATCTACACGCTGTCCATCAGCAGCACCACCCAGTATGGCAACGTGCCCTGGTACAGCGAGGCCTGCTCCTCCACCCTCGCCACCACCTACAGCAGCGGCAACCAGAACGAGAAGCAGATT GTGACGACCGACCTGAGGCAGAAGTGCACAGAGTCGCACACAGGGACCTCTGCCTCGGCCCCCCTGGCAGCTGGCATCATCGCGCTTACCCTGGAAGCGAA TAAGAACCTGACCTGGCGGGACATGCAGCACCTGGTGGTGCGGACCTCGAAGCCGGCGCATCTCAACACCAATGACTGGGCCACCAACGGCGTGGGCCGCAAAg tcAGCCACTCCTATGGCTACGGCCTGCTGGATGCGGGGGCCATGGTAACCCTGGCCAGGAACTGGACAACGGTGGGACCCCAGAGGAAGTGCATCATCGACATCCTCACTGAGCCAAA AGACATTGGGAAGCGCCTGGAGGTCCGGAGGAAGGTGGATGCCTGCCTGGGGAAGGCCAGTTCCATCGGCAGGCTGGAGCACGTCCAGGCCAGGCTGACACTCTCCTACAACCGGCGTGGCGACCTGGCCATCCACCTCACCAGCCCCATGGGCACCCGCTCCACCCTCCTGGCTCCCAG gccCCATGACTACTCGGGCGACGGCTTCAACGACTGGGCCTTCATGACCACGCACTCGTGGGACGAGGACCCCTCCGGTGACTGGGTGCTGGAGATTGAAAACACTAGCGACGCCAACAACTACG GCACCCTGACCAAGTTCACGCTGGTTCTGTACGGGACAGCGACAGAGCCCCCCAGCCTCTCCAACCGGCTCGAGAGCAGCGGCTGCAAAACCCTCACCTCCAGCCAGGCCTGTGTGG TGTGCGAGGAGGGCTTCTACCTGCACCAGAAGAGCTGCCTGAAGCACTGCCCCCCCGGCTTCGTGCCCAGCCTGCAGAGTGCCCACTACGCCCTGGAGAACAGCGTGGAGCCCAGCCCCCCTCACCTGTGTGTGCCCTGCCACGCCTCCTGCGCCACCTGCATGGGGCCCGCGGCCAATGCCTGCCTCAGCTGCCCAGCCCACTCGCACTACAACAGCCTGGACCTGACGTGCTCTCACCAGACGCAGAGCAGCCGCGCGTCACCTGCCCTGGGCCagcctgaggccccgcccaccTCCAAACTGGCCATCCTAGTGGCCAGCCTCAGCTGCGTCTTCATCGTCCTCATTTTCATCACCGTCTTCCTGGTGCTGCAGCTGCGCTCGGGCTTCAGCCTGCGGGGCGTCAAGGTGTACTCCCTGGACAGCGGGCTCATCTCCTACCGGGGGCTCCCCGCCGACCTGTGGcaggaggagccgccttccgagTCGGAGGGCGAGGACTGTGAGGCGCACAGCGAGAGGACTGCCTTCATCAGAGACCAAAGTGTCCTTTga